From Rudanella lutea DSM 19387, a single genomic window includes:
- a CDS encoding rhamnogalacturonidase translates to MKKALLALLCTLLLTTQLTAQTGRKDLFPDGSPIGPWFTNVQKLTLRQLGRTYVLTDFGVKTDSTLVQTQAIQQVIDKAASQGGGVIVIPRGTFMSGALFFKPKTHLHVAEGAVLKGSNNIADYPKLPSRMEGQSLDYFAALVNAYGVDGFTISGKGTIDGNGLRFWEAFWARRKENPNCTNLEVSRPRLVFVWRCNNVQVQDVRLHNAGFWTSHYYQCRNVKILDAHIYSPYQPVKAPSTDAIDLDVCSNVLIKGCYLSVNDDAIALKGGKGPWADRVPNNGANTDILIEDCTFGFCHSALTCGSEAIHNRNILMRNCTVSEADRVLWLKMRPDTPQLYEYITVENIRGQSNSFLYVKPWTQFFDLQGRPDIPLSYSNHIQLKQIHVTCNTFFNVAISEHDKLAQFTFENINAESKNPNIDKSVIHGFTLKNVRINRQLVP, encoded by the coding sequence ATGAAAAAAGCCTTGCTTGCCCTGCTCTGCACCCTTCTGCTGACGACGCAGCTGACTGCCCAAACCGGTCGGAAAGACCTGTTTCCCGATGGTAGCCCGATTGGCCCCTGGTTTACCAACGTGCAGAAACTAACCCTCAGGCAACTCGGCCGCACCTACGTGCTGACGGACTTTGGGGTGAAAACCGACTCCACCCTGGTACAAACGCAGGCAATTCAGCAGGTTATTGATAAGGCAGCCAGTCAGGGCGGAGGGGTGATTGTGATTCCACGCGGGACGTTTATGAGCGGGGCGTTGTTTTTCAAGCCCAAAACGCACCTGCACGTGGCCGAGGGAGCGGTACTTAAAGGGTCGAACAACATCGCCGATTACCCCAAACTACCCTCGCGCATGGAGGGGCAGAGCTTGGATTACTTCGCGGCTTTGGTCAACGCCTATGGGGTCGATGGGTTCACGATCTCCGGCAAAGGCACTATTGATGGCAACGGGCTCCGCTTTTGGGAGGCTTTCTGGGCCCGGCGCAAAGAAAACCCGAACTGCACCAATCTGGAAGTATCGCGCCCACGGCTGGTGTTTGTCTGGCGCTGCAACAACGTACAGGTACAGGATGTGCGGCTCCATAACGCCGGTTTCTGGACGTCGCACTACTACCAATGCCGCAACGTGAAAATTCTGGATGCCCACATTTACTCACCTTACCAGCCCGTAAAAGCCCCCAGTACCGACGCCATCGACCTCGACGTGTGTTCCAACGTTCTGATTAAGGGCTGCTACCTGTCGGTCAACGATGATGCCATTGCCCTGAAAGGCGGTAAAGGCCCCTGGGCCGACCGGGTACCCAACAACGGGGCCAACACGGATATTCTGATTGAAGACTGTACGTTTGGCTTTTGCCACTCGGCACTCACCTGCGGCAGCGAGGCCATTCATAACCGAAACATTCTGATGAGAAACTGTACCGTCAGCGAAGCCGACCGGGTATTATGGCTCAAAATGCGCCCCGATACCCCGCAGTTGTACGAATACATCACGGTCGAGAACATCAGGGGGCAGTCGAACAGCTTTTTGTACGTGAAGCCCTGGACCCAATTTTTTGATTTGCAGGGCCGGCCCGACATTCCACTTTCGTATTCTAATCACATTCAGCTGAAGCAGATTCATGTTACCTGCAATACCTTCTTCAACGTAGCGATTTCGGAGCACGATAAACTGGCTCAGTTTACGTTTGAGAATATTAATGCCGAAAGTAAAAACCCAAACATCGACAAATCGGTGATTCATGGGTTTACGCTCAAAAACGTCCGAATCAACCGGCAACTCGTGCCGTGA
- a CDS encoding type II toxin-antitoxin system VapC family toxin, which yields MADKTILIDTSLFIDYFRKTDKTKTRLVQLSLQGEKFAISSITEYEIYCGATSAQIQFWQDLLAQITVLPFDSLAALIAVDIEQKLKKIRRSIDKADLFIAATAIANNLPFDTLNRKHFDKIERLTLL from the coding sequence ATGGCGGACAAAACCATCCTAATCGATACATCGCTGTTTATCGACTATTTCCGAAAAACAGACAAGACCAAAACTCGGCTTGTTCAGCTTTCGCTTCAGGGCGAAAAATTTGCCATTTCAAGTATTACCGAATACGAGATATATTGTGGAGCTACATCGGCCCAAATCCAATTTTGGCAGGACTTACTGGCCCAAATCACGGTGCTTCCATTTGACAGTTTAGCTGCTCTTATTGCAGTTGATATAGAGCAAAAATTGAAAAAGATTCGCCGGTCTATCGATAAGGCTGATTTATTCATTGCGGCAACTGCCATTGCCAACAATCTGCCTTTTGACACGCTGAACCGGAAACATTTCGACAAAATTGAGCGGCTCACTCTTTTGTAA